Proteins from a single region of Cryptococcus neoformans var. neoformans JEC21 chromosome 6 sequence:
- a CDS encoding pre-mRNA splicing factor, putative: protein MSEPPAKRSKMDSTAASENNPYLAHRNEGPSYGGMTNGANGVTGSIDRNEHPLNGMVPRKVTVDQAKKIMDGDVNPFKNLAPWSNTYKRILEQRKGLPVYQKMQEFLTVFNENQIVVMEGQTGSGKTTQIPQFVCYSDLPMLRGKMVACTQPRRVAAMSVAKRVADEMDVQLGKQVGYSIRFEDMTEPGTTFLKYMTDGMLLREAMNDPLLERYSTVILDEAHERTLATDILMGLLKDIAKRRSDLKIIVMSATLDVAKFQKYFGDTNPTGLAPVVKVSGRTFPVETFFTQEPENDYVEAAIRTVLFIHQAEDEGDVLLFLTGEEEIEDACRKIRAEGEELANKGMAGPLLVVPLYSSLPPHQQQRIFDPAPPARKDGLPGRKVVVSTNIAETSLTIDGIVYVVDPGFCKQKVYNPRIRVESLLVTPISKASAMQRAGRAGRTRPGKCFRLYTERDFVKELEEQTHPEILRSNLANTVLELIKLGIKDLVHFDYMDAPAPETIMRALELLHYLAALDDDGNLTPLGSIMAEFPLDPQLAKMLIVSPEFGCSNEILSLTAMLSVPNVFMRPASQRKEADLAKAQFTHPDGDHLTMLNVYHAYKSNEDDAKSWCWQNYLNQRSLAQADNVRTQLKRAMEKFDLELCSTAWEDRNYWNNIRQALTCGFFMHVAHKEGEKGSYMTVKDNQVVRLHLSCGLDTTPEWVIYNEFVLTTANFIRTVTEVRPEWLLEYAPQYFDPETFPANSETRRALQRVLDRKLGKISSSKHGKDGKDKKDKKKKRKAE, encoded by the exons ATGTCTGAGCCCCCTGCTAAAAGGTCAAAGATGGACTCTACTGCAGCTTCCGAAAACAACCCCTACCT CGCCCACAGGAATGAAGGTCCTTCATACGGTGGAATGACCAACGGCGCCAACGGTGTGACTGGCTCTATCGACCGGAATGAACACCCCTTAAACGGAATGGTTCCTAGAAAAGTCACCGTTGACCaggccaagaagatcatG GATGGCGATGTAAACCCATTCAAGAACCTCGCTCCTTGGTCCAACACCTACAAAAGGATTTTGGAGCAGCGAAAAGGTCTACCCGTCTACCAGAAGATGCAGGAGTTCCTTACAGTGTTCAACGAGAACCAGATTGTAGTCATGGAAGGTCAGACCGGTTCCGGAAAGACTACCCAGATTCCTCAATTCGTCTGTTATTCCGATCTGCCGATGTTAAGGGGCAAGATGGTCGCCTGTACCCAACCTCGACGGGTCGCTGCTATGAGTGTTGCTAAGCGAGTTGCCGATGAAATGGATG TTCAATTGGGAAAGCAGGTCGGTTACTCTATTCGATTTGAAGATATGACCGAACCCGGAACTACCTTCCTTAAGTACATGACCGATGGTATGCTCCTCCGAGAAGCCATGAACGACCCCTTGCTCGAGCGATACTCAACAGTCATTTTGGACGAAGCGCACGAGCGTACATTGGCCACCGATATCTTGATGGGTCTCTTGAAGGACATTGCGAAGAGACGATCAGACTTGAAAATCATTGTCATGTCTGCTACTCTTGATGTTGCAAAGTTCCAAAAGTACTTTGGAGACACCAACCCCACCGGCCTCGCCCCTGTTGTCAAGGTTTCTGGTCGAACTTTCCCGGTCGAAACTTTCTTCACACAAGAGCCCGAAAACGATTACGTCGAAGCTGCCATCCGAACAGTTCTTTTCATTCATcaagcagaagatgaaggtgatgtTTTGCTGTTCTTAActggtgaagaggaaatcGAAGATGCTTGCCGGAAAATCAGAGCCGAGGGCGAAGAGCTTGCCAATAAGGGCATGGCCGGTCCTTTGCTGGTTGTCCCTCTCtattcttcccttccccctcatcaacaacagcgAATTTTCGACCCTGCTCCTCCCGCGCGCAAAGATGGTCTACCGGGACGAAAGGTCGTTGTTTCCACCAACATTGCCGAAACCTCCCTTACTATTGACGGAATCGTTTACGTAGTTGATCCCGGTTTCTGCAAGCAAAAAGTCTACAATCCTCGTATCCGAGTGGAGTCCTTGTTAGTCACCCCTATATCCAAGGCGTCAGCGATGCAGCGTGCTGGTCGTGCTGGCCGTACAAGACCTGGCAAGTGTTTCAGGTTGTACACTGAGAGGGACTTTGTCAAGGAGTTAGAGGAGCAGACCCACCCGGAAATCTTGAGGAGTAATTTGGCAAACACAGTTTTGGAATTGATCAAGCTTGGTATCAAAGATCTTGTGCATTTTGACTACATGG ACGCTCCTGCACCCGAGACTATCATGCGTGCTCTTGAGCTGTTGCATTATCTTGCAGCCCTCGACGATGACGGCAACCTCACCCCTCTCGGTTCCATCATGGCCGAATTCCCTCTCGATCCTCAATTGGCCAAGATGCTCATCGTCTCTCCCGAATTCGGCTGCTCCAATGAGATCCTGTCTCTCACCGCCATGCTTTCAGTCCCCAATGTCTTCATGCGTCCCGCCTCTCAACGAAAAGAAGCTGATTTGGCTAAGGCCCAATTCACCCACCCAGATGGCGATCACCTCACCATGCTTAACGTTTACCACGCCTACAAGTCTAACGAAGACGATGCCAAGAGCTGGTGTTGGCAAAACTACCTTAACCAGCGGAGTCTTGCCCAGGCGGACAACGTGCGAACGCAGTTGAAGCGAGCGATGGAGAAGTTTGACTTGGAGTTGTGCAGTACGGCATGGGAGGACAGGAACTATTGGAACAACATCCGTCAGGCGTTAACTTGTGGCTTCTTCATGCATGTGGCGCATAAGGAGGGTGAAAAGGGTAGCTATATGACTGTTAAGGACAACCAA GTTGTACGGCTGCATCTTTCTTGCGGCTTAGACACTACACCTGAATGGGTCATCTACAACGAATTTGTCTTGACCACTGCCAAC TTCATTCGTACAGTAACTGAAGTTCGTCCCGAATGGCTTCTCGAATACGCTCCTCAATACTTTGACCCTGAGACATTCCCCGCCAACAGCGAAACCCGACGGGCGTTGCAGCGAGTGTTGGACAGGAAATTGGGCAAGATTTCTAGTAGCAAGCACGGaaaggatggcaaggacaagaaggacaagaagaagaagaggaaggcggagTGA
- a CDS encoding glycogen metabolism-related protein, putative, whose amino-acid sequence MAPSSQDISQFTAITQASEDEAVHWLESSGSLEAAVQDYLTAQDAAGTAGAGDDLPGNEAPSLATTGGASGARTLSGAPVQDTVPAGWGQPQRSQFGRIQHNDNDRGDDDKDPEELFAGGGKNSGLAVQNPDDAPGSGNSLVDKILKAASRNGAPPPRSNEPAAPPGRSAFFGGAGNTLGSDETPSTSVASEQPSQSPGPSVQTGGMPGGFGGLGAIPPGLMEQLMNQMSGRSGAPPSALSPGPSNIDHIDPSRISTDENGETVVHRSLTFWRNGFSIEDGPLLAYDEPQNRHLLQALEEGRAPSAAFGVPFDQRVNVEVHQRRREDYVAPKKKMKAFVGGGQRLGDAVPEVASGSASPMPGSLPTSSSNIGENTGRGTSGETKFEVDPSKPTTNIQLRFGDGSRQVARVNLDHTIADLRSYVTAARSDSRPFVLQTTFPSKELSDMNETVEGAKLQNAVVVQRFV is encoded by the exons ATGGCCCCGTCATCCCAAG ATATCTCCCAGTTCACTGCCATTACGCAGGCGTCGGAGGATGAAGCCGTCCACTGGCTCGAGTCCAGTGGCAGTCTCGAG GCCGCAGTGCAGGACTACTTGACTGCCCAGGATGCTGCTGGTACCGCTGGAGCAGGGGACGATCTCCCTGGTAATGAAGCACCTAGTCTGGCTACTACTGGCGGAGCCTCTGGTGCTCGCACCCTTTCCGGTGCTCCGGTCCAAGATACTGTTCCCGCCGGATGGGGTCAACCTCAAAGATCTCAATTTGGACGTATTCAGCATAATGATAATGACCGAGGCGATGATGACAAAGACCCTGAAGAACTCTTcgctggtggaggcaagAACAGTGGGTTAGCCGTCCAGAATCCTGATGATGCTCCGGGGTCTGGCAACTCTTTGGTGGATAAGATCCTGAAGGCTGCTAGTAG GAACGGCGCCCCCCCTCCTCGGTCAAATGAGCCTGCTGCGCCACCCGGCCGTTCGGCCTTCTTTGGCGGAGCAGGTAACACTCTCGGCTCTGACGAAACTCCTTCAACTTCCGTAGCCTCTGAGCaaccttctcaatctcccGGACCTTCAGTTCAGACCGGGGGGATGCCTGGAGGTTTTGGTGGTCTTGGGGCTATTCCCCCTGGATTGATGGAGCAACTCATGAATCAGATGAGTGGTCGATCTGGCGCACCTCCTTCTGCTCTGTCACCTGGACCTAGCAACATTGATCACATTGATCCTTCTCGAATCTCTACCGATGAGAACGGCGAGACTGTCGTTCACCGTAGCCTCACTTTCTGGCGAAACGGCTTCTCTATTGAAGACGGCCCTTTGCTCGCGTACGATGAGCCCCAGAACAGGCACCTTCTCCAAGCATTGGAAGAGGGCCGAGCTCCCTCAGCTGCATTCGGTGTGCCTTTCGATCAGAGAGTGAATGTGGAGGTTCAtcagaggagaagagaggattATGTAGCTccgaagaaaaagatgaaggcgTTTGTAGGTGGTGGTCAGAGATTGGGCGATGCTGTGCCGGAAGTGGCGAGCGGTAGCGCTAGTCCCATGCCTGGATCATTGCCtacctcatcttccaacatTGGTGAAAACACTGGTAGAGGTACTTCGGGCGAAACCAAGTTTGAAGTGGATCCTTCCAAACCCACGACAAACATACAGTTGCGTTTCGGTGATGGCTCTCG GCAAGTAGCCCGGGTCAACCTGGATCACACCATTGCCGACTTGCGTTCGTACGTCACTGCTGCTCGTTCCGACTCTCGACCTTTTGTTCTCCAAACCACTTTCCCTTCAAAGGAGCTTTCAGACATGAACGAGACGGTAGAAGGAGCCAAGTTGCAAAATGCCGTGGTTGTCCAACGTTTTGTTTAG
- a CDS encoding myo-inositol oxygenase → MHAPEINNHIKGEAVKLDKVSDEIDEVNVLKLKQKDAVEKTQAEIDYDLASKFDQEKDKAAFRQYEEACDRVKNFYAEQHLKQTYEYNVKIRQEFRNTVRARMSIWEAMELLDNLVDESDPDTSVGQIEHLLQTAEAIRRDGKPEWMQLTGLIHDLGKLLCFFGADGQWDVVGDTFVVGCQFSDKIIYPDTFKANPDYNNPKLNTKYGVYEPNCGLDNVLLSWGHDEYMYEICKNQSTLPQEALAMIRYHSFYPWHREGAYQHLMNEKDHSQLKAVKAFNPYDLYSKSDDPPKKEELKPYYQSIISKFFPAEVQW, encoded by the exons ATGCACGCTCCCGAAATCAACAACCACATCAAGGGCGAAGCCGTCAAGCTCGACAAGGTTTCTGACGAGATTGACGAGGTCAACGTCTTGAAGCTCAAGCAGAAGGACGCTGTGGAGAAGACTCAAGCTGAGATCGACTACGACCTCGCAAGCAAGTTTGaccaggagaaggacaaggcTGCTTTCAGGCAGTACGAGGAAGCTTGTGACCGTGTCAAGAACTTCTACGCT GAGCAACACTTGAAGCAGACCTACGAGTACAATGTCAAGATCCGACAAGAATTCCGCAACACTGTCCGTGCTCGCATGTCCATCTGGGAAGCAATGGAGCTCCTCGACAACCTCGTTGACGAGTCCGACCCGGACACCTCTGTTGGACAGATTGAGCACCTTCTTCAGACAGCTGAGGCTATTCGACGAGACGGCAAGCCCGAGTGGATGCAACTCACCGGTTTAATCCACGATCTCGGCAAGcttctctgcttcttcggTGCCGACGGTCAGTGGGATGTTGTCGGCGACACTTTCGTCGTGGGCTGCCAGTTCTCCGACAAGATTATCTACCCCGACACCTTCAAGGCTAACCCCGATTACAACAACCCCAAGTTGAACACCAAGTACGGTGTCTACGAGCCAAACTGTGGTTTGGACAACGTTTTGCTTAGCTGGGGTCACGATGAGTACATGTACGAGATCTGCAAGAACCAATCTACTC TTCCCCAAGAAGCTCTTGCTATGATCCGATATCACTCTTTCTACCCTTGGCACCGAGAAGGTGCCTACCAGCACCTCATGAACGAGAAGGACCACTCGCAGCTCAAGGCTGTCAAGGCATTCAACC CCTACGACCTCTACTCCAAGTCTGACGACCCccccaagaaggaggagctCAAGCCTTACTACCAAAGCATAATCTCCAAGTTCTTCCCCGCTGAGGTCCAATGGTAG
- a CDS encoding yippee-like, putative, with product MRSTKTKLMPKKALQDELVSKAFNGRSGRAYLMNSTINTSLGKIEERKLLTGTHTVADLLCASCKESLGWMYIKAPNGDQRYKEGRYILEAARIIKENKW from the exons ATGAGGTCCACAAAAACAAAGCTAATGCCAAAGAAGGCTCTTCAAGATGAGCTAGTTTCGAAAGCCTTTAATGGGCGATCGGGTCGAGCGTA CCTGATGAACTCGACGATCAATACTTCACTGGGGAAAATTGAAGAACGAAAGCTTCT AACTGGGACGCACACTGTCGCCGACCTTCTTTGTGCTTCATGCAAGGAATCGCTGGGATGGATGTACATCAAGGCGCCAAATGGTGACCAGCGATACAAAGAAG GGCGATACATCTTAGAGGCCGCAAGGATTATCAAAGAGAACAAGTGGTGA
- a CDS encoding biotin synthase, putative, whose protein sequence is MSFARSLRPVLRSTAPTASRGHAVAVDAPFLPPSPSVQQSEKRRYVDGDVRHDWRRSEIQKVFDAPLMEIIYRAATVHRLHQDASRIQLCTLMNIKTGGCTENCKYCSQSSSYKTPTKASRLVSIEPVLEAARQAKANGSTRFCMGAAWRDLAGRKSGFEKILEMVKEVRGMGMEVCTTLGMLSPEQAIRLKEAGLSAYNHNLDTSREFYPEVVTSRSYDDRLSTIAAVREAGISVCSGGILGLGERDEDRVGLIHEVSRMPEHPESFPVNTLVPIPGTPLEGNEPVKVHTVLRTIATARIVLPKTIIRLAAGRHEFSETEQAMAFMAGANAIFTGEKMLTTPCSGWDEDKAMLDRWGLRGQRSFEDKESLEVPLKADQVETGASAVI, encoded by the exons ATGTCTTTTGCACGCTCGCTCCGCCCAGTCCTCAGAAGCACGGCTCCCACAGCTTCCCGTGGCCATGCTGTCGCGGTCGACGcccctttcctccctccttcgCCCTCAGTTCAGCAGTCAGAGAAGCGAAGGTATGTCGATGGCGACGTTAGGCATGACTGGCGAAGGAGCGAGATCCAGAAGGTCTTTGATGCTCCATTGATGGAGATCATCTACCGAGCG GCTACTGTGCACAGGCTGCACCAGGACGCCTCTAGGATCCAGCTTTGTACTCTTATGAATATCAAAA CCGGTGGATGCACTGAAAACTGCAAATACTGCTCCCAATCATCCTCCTACAAGACACCCACAAAAGCTTCCCGGCTCGTCAGCATTGAGCCTGTGCTTGAAGCTGCTCGTCAAGCCAAGGCCAACGGCTCCACTAGATTCTGCATGGGTGCTGCTTGGAGAGACTTGGCCGGTAGAAAGAGTGGATTCGAAAAGATCTTGGAAATGGTTAAAGAGGTCAGGGGTATGGGAATGGAGG TCTGCACGACTTTGGGTATGCTCTCTCCTGAGCAAGCTATCCGGCTCAAGGAAGCTGGTCTCAGCGCCTATAACCACAACCTTGACACTTCTCGAGAATTCTATCCCGAG GTTGTCACCTCACGATCATACGATGATCGATTGAGCACCATTGCTGCCGTGCGAGAAGCTGGTATCTCAGTCTGTTCTGGTGGCATCCTCGGTTTGGGAGAGCGGGATGAGGATCGTGTCGGATTGATCCACGAGGTTTCCAG GATGCCCGAGCACCCTGAGTCTTTCCCCGTCAACACACTTGTCCCTATCCCTGGTACTCCCCTCGAAGGCAACGAGCCTGTCAAGGTCCACACCGTCCTCCGAACCATCGCTACTGCCCGTATCGTTCTTCCCAAGACCATCATTCGTCTCGCCGCTGGCCGACACGAATTCAGCGAGACCGAACAAGCCATGGCCTTCATGGCCGGTGCCAATGCCATCTTCACTGGCGAGAAGATGCTCACCACCCCTTGCTCCGGATGGGATGAGGACAAGGCTATGTTGGACAGGTGGGGTCTCAGGGGCCAGAGAAGCTttgaggacaaggagagtTTGGAAGTGCCTTTGAAGGCTGATCAGGTGGAGACTGGCGCGAGCGCTGTGATTTAG
- a CDS encoding vesicle-mediated transport-related protein, putative codes for MPRRDLVRIVLVGDDGVGKSSIITSLIKEAFVTNVPHVVPEVTIPPEITPENFTTSIVDTSSNPRSRPHLLSSISRAHVICLVYSIADPSSFDRVAEYWLPLFRREGINVPVILVGNKIDLRGGRVTNQGLEDESAPIMREFKEVETVVECSALLPLNVSEVFYFAQKAVLHPTAPLYDSREHTLKPKCLEALKRIFTISDVDKDGLLNAHELNQFQQKCFSTPLQSQELDGILEIVRSYDPYAVQPLPSSSPNTPLSRDSSYGQLHYFNNNVVPPSPPQEGITELGFLYLHTMFIQQGRMETTWTVLRKFGYGESLDLREDFLAPKFDVPSDCSVELSPLGNQFLTDIFEAYDKDQDGALSQNELDDLFSTSPGNPWLSQGFPDTTITDDMGRVTLQGWLAQWSMTTLLNHRTTLNYLAYLGYSSSPATDLPTPTALHVTRPRKQDRRQRKVTRNVFLCYVLGATGSGKTSLLRSFVNRPFKGGEDGLGGYEPTTKVLSVVNSVEMEGVEKYLVLQEFGSKYESEILRNSKRLDMADIIIYVHDSSDTNSFSYISNLRQQYSLDHIPSIFVATKSDLDLAQQRHEVQPDVYCRRLGLQAPMAVSSRLGPLHNLWVAITRVALDPTSSLPRGPRSQMSPAQRIRVVARWGLAATTISAIVAVWMKWQGYSFKGIWGWMAKFAGLRT; via the exons ATGCCCCGACGTGACTTGGTTCGCATTGTgctggttggagatg ATGGCGTCGGAAAGTCATCTATCATCACTTCGCTCATCAAAGAAGCATTCGTCACAAAT GTACCACATGTTGTCCCAGAAGTGACCATTCCACCAGAAATAACACCGGAGAACTTTACAACCTCTATCGTCGATACCTCTT CGAACCCAAGGTCGAGGCCACACCTTCTCAGCTCTATATCCCGAGCCCATGTCATTTGCTTGGTCTATTCTATTGCCGATCCAAGCTCCTTCGATCGGGTAGCAGAGTATTGGTTGCCGTTGTTCAGAAGAGAGGGTATCAAT GTCCCTGTCATTCTTGTTGGCAACAAGATCGACTTACGTGGTGGAAGGGTCACCAACCAAGGGTTAGAGGATGAAAGTGCGCCGATCATGCGCGAATTCAAA GAAGTGGAGACAGTTGTGGAGTGTTCCGCTTTACTGCCTCTCAACGTTTCGGAAGTCTTTTATTTCGCTCAGAAGGCTGTTTTACACCCCACTGCCCCCCTTTATGATTCCCGAGAACAT ACCTTGAAACCCAAATGCCTGGAAGCGTTAAAGCGAATATTCACCATTTCTGATGTAGACAAGGACGGTCTTCTCAATGCTCACGAGCTGAACCAATTCCAA CAAAAATGTTTCTCTACACCTCTTCAATCCCAAGAACTTGATGGCATTCTCGAAATTGTCCGATCTTATGATCCTTACGCAGTCCAaccccttccctcctcctctcccaacaCCCCTCTATCTCGTGATTCTTCATATGGCCAATTACATTATTTCAACAACAATGTCGtcccgccttctcctcctcaagagGGCATAACGGAGCTCGGTTTCTTGTACCTGCATACAATGTTCATTcagcaaggaagaatggagaCTACATGGACAGTTCTAAGGAAGTTTGGTTATGGGGAGAGTCTGGATTTGAGAGAGGACTTTTTGGCCCCAAAGTTCGATGTGCCGTCCGATTGCTCGGTAGAATTGAGTCCATTGGGTAACCAGTTCTTGACGGACATCTTTGAGGCATATGACAAG GATCAAGATGGAGCTCTTTCTCAGAATGAGCTTGACGACCTTTTCTCAACATCTCCTGGGAATCCATGGCTTTCACAAGGCTTTCCTGACACGACCATTACGGACGATATGGGTAGAGTCACGCTCCAGGGATGGTTAGCGCAATGGAG TATGACAACGCTTCTCAACCACCGTACGACGCTTAACTACCTCGCCTA CCTCGGatactcttcctctcccgccACCGATCTTCCTACTCCCACAGCCCTCCATGTCACTCGTCCACGTAAACAGGACCGGCGCCAACGCAAAGTCACCCGCAATGTCTTTTTGTGCTATGTTTTGGGTGCTACTGGCTCCGGTAAGACTAGCTTGTTACGCTCGTTTGTAAACAGACCGTTCAAaggtggtgaggatggTTTGGGGGGGTATGAGCCAACAACGAAGGTATTGAGTGTCGTGAATTCTGTTGAAATGGAGGGCGTGGAGAAGTACTTGGTC TTGCAAGAATTTGGGTCAAAGTATGAGAGTGAAATATTACGAAATAGTAAACGATTGGATATGGCAGATATCATTATTTACGTTCACGATTCAAGTGATAcaaactccttctcctACATTTCCAATCTTCGA CAACAGTATTCTTTAGATCATATCCCTTCCATATTTGTGGCTACCAAATCCGATCTCGATTTAGCTCAGCAACGGCACGAAGTCCAACCCGATGTCTACTGCCGCCGTCTGGGCCTCCAGGCACCCATGGCCGTGTCTTCCCGATTAGGACCTCTACACAATCTCTGGGTAGCCATTACTCGTGTCGCCCTTGATCCCAcatcatcccttcctcgcGGGCCGAGATCGCAAATGTCACCTGCCCAGAGGATACGGGTGGTTGCCCGTTGGGGTTTGGCAGCGACAACGATTAGCGCGATCGTGGCTGTGTGGATGAAGTGGCAGGGATATAGCTTCAAGGGTATATGGGGCTGGATGGCCAAATTTGCTGGGTTAAGAACATGA
- a CDS encoding mitochondrion protein, putative, with amino-acid sequence MDPNAEDRPKSVQVAEVDIESPEKPQPERAPRTDFGRTENPIVPPPIQAPLASSIFRQALGTERPPPIGPALATEPITEDPEKVRQWQEEEFQRRLRGEYEQAQRRVGEVVTSNMERPLRLTSIRLAPPPPTTRSSFTSALLSPFLSKPHPNVPSWLHPAPPPPTTLHQILLTTRALVQHVDKFGVYDMDHSGVRLEPRRGGDPDEVELVLALREKGRLFLKAGTEIGGGEGGGNVTARIRNVFGGAETLEGTASLGTKTKSAYQVSLSTPLFASPLLSFALSAFSLDRDNSAFASHRERAQGGRAKLSAITPWGTHDLQYELVDREIDRLTRNASVSIRELAVPSTKSSISHTWTSDTRDDPWMGTSGRLLKMTHEYAGLPGSSKFAHFFKSITQSQLSRELLPGSGIHYSIASLTTLLYPLFPHSPTSPSTTYLPDRTFLGGPNSIRGWKVGGVGRRDGPDSLGGDMSWALGLSVFAPIPKKEHWPLKLHAFLNGGKVVAYDTSRGFAENIAKMYSTPNLSVGLGLVYRLEPLRVELNFAMPLIGRKGERMARGFGVGVGIEFL; translated from the exons ATGGACCCAAACGCAGAAGACAGGCCCAAGTCGGTCCAAGTAGCTGAGGTTGACATTGAGTCTCCGGAAAAACCTCAACCTGAGCGTGCTCCAAGGACCGATTTTGGTAGAACA GAGAATCCCATAGTGCCACCGCCCATACAAGCACCTCTGGCCAGCTCAATCTTTAGACAGGCTCTTGGTACCGAAAGGCCACCTCCAATCGGTCCAGCACTTGCTACAGAGC CTATCACGGAGGATCCGGAGAAGGTTCGACAATggcaagaggaggagttCCAGCGTAGGCTTAGGGGAGAGTATGAACAGGCTCAAAGACGCGTCGGTGAAGTT GTAACGAGCAACATGGAACGACCTCTTCGCTTGACGTCTATTCGccttgctcctcctccacctacTACTCGGTCTTCTTTCACTTCAGCCTTGCTCTCACCCTTCTTATCAAAACCTCACCCTAACgttccttcttggcttcACCCggcccctcctcccccaaCTACCCTCCATCAGATTCTCTTGACAACGCGAGCATTGGTGCAGCATGTAGACAAATTCGGCGTGTATGACATGGATCACTCTGGTGTGCGACTTGAGCCTAGGAGAGGTGGGGACCCGGATGAGGTTGAATTGGTGCTTGCTttgagagaaaagggaagacTGTTCTTGAAGGCTGGCACTGAGATCGGTGGTGGGGAAGGCGGAGGC AATGTCACCGCAAGAATACGAAATGTCTTTGGTGGCGCCGAGACCTTGGAAGGAACAGCGTCTTTAGGTACCAAGACTAAGTCAGCCTACCAGGTCTCCCTTTCCACTCCTCTTTTcgcttctcctcttctttccttcgcCCTCTCTGCTTTCTCTCTTGACAGAGACAATTCAGCTTTCGCCTCTCATCGCGAACGTGCCCAAGGCGGAAGGGCTAAATTAAGCGCAATCACCCCATGGGGTACCCATGATCTCCAGTACGAGCTCGTAGACCGCGAGATTGATCGATTGACTCGCAATGCGTCTGTCTCCATCCGCGAGCTCGCTGTTCCATCCACCAAATCGTCCATCTCTCATACTTGGACTTCTGATACTCGAGATGACCCATGGATGGGTACTTCCGGTCGTCTTCTTAAAATGACACATGAGTATGCCGGCTTGCCCGGTTCCTCCAAGTTTGctcacttcttcaagtcCATCACACAATCACAACTCTCTCGGGAGCTTTTACCTGGTTCCGGTATC CACTACTCGATCGCTTCTCTGACCACCCTTCTCTacccccttttccctcatTCGCctacctctccttccacaaCTTATCTCCCCGATCGTACCTTCCTTGGTGGACCCAACTCCATCCGAGGCTGGAAGGTTGGAGGTGTTGGCCGTCGAGATGGCCCAGACTCTCTTGGAGGCGATATGAGTTGGGCCTTGGGTCTGTCAGTGTTCGCGCCTATACCGAAGAAAGAGCACTGGCCACTGAAGCTTCATGCATTCTTAAACGGTGGCAAGGTCGTCGCATATGATACTT CGAGGGGCTTTGCGGAAAATATTGCGAAGATGTACTCTACACCCAACCTTAGTGTTGGCCTTGGTCTGGTCTACCGTCTTGAGCCGCTGAGGGTTGAGCTCAATTTTGCAATGCCATTGATAGgcaggaagggagagaggatGGCTAGAGGCTTTGGTGTAGGCGTTGGGATTGAGTTCTTGTGA